In the genome of Pelagicoccus sp. SDUM812003, one region contains:
- a CDS encoding phosphoadenosine phosphosulfate reductase family protein produces the protein MNPIEVSFNDGRPVRHVLNVSGGKDSSALALLMAGRVKGFEQFRMENMEYVFCDTQKELPETYQYLARLEAELGSKITYLNAKAGFDHWHKVFNGYLPSPQNRWCTKMLKLKPFEAHVGQDNVVSYVGLRADEDRVGYISKKPNIKTRYPLKEAGFDYDGVIQILEDSGLGLPTYMNWGRTNSGCTFCFFQTPYEWVKLYETYPKYFEQAMEYETIDPSDPNKQFTWMEKAPLSALLDPENRKRILEAGIRQVPTKGDNRLLSIFTGNSSQRSEACLMCQK, from the coding sequence ATGAACCCGATAGAAGTTTCGTTTAATGACGGCCGCCCAGTTAGGCACGTACTCAACGTATCCGGAGGTAAGGACAGTTCAGCCCTCGCTTTGTTGATGGCGGGACGCGTCAAAGGATTCGAACAGTTTCGTATGGAAAACATGGAGTATGTTTTCTGTGATACGCAGAAAGAGCTCCCTGAAACCTACCAATATCTCGCCCGCCTCGAAGCAGAGCTCGGCTCTAAAATCACGTATCTAAACGCGAAAGCTGGTTTTGATCATTGGCACAAGGTTTTTAACGGCTACCTCCCATCACCTCAAAATCGATGGTGCACCAAGATGCTTAAGCTAAAGCCCTTTGAGGCACATGTTGGTCAAGACAATGTTGTTAGCTATGTGGGTCTCCGAGCAGACGAGGATCGAGTTGGCTATATTAGCAAAAAACCAAACATCAAAACGAGATATCCACTGAAAGAAGCTGGCTTTGACTATGATGGGGTCATTCAAATTTTAGAGGATAGTGGACTCGGTCTTCCGACCTACATGAACTGGGGCCGAACGAACTCTGGCTGCACATTCTGTTTTTTCCAAACTCCTTACGAATGGGTTAAGCTATACGAAACCTATCCGAAGTACTTCGAGCAAGCGATGGAGTACGAAACAATAGACCCCAGTGACCCGAACAAGCAGTTCACCTGGATGGAAAAAGCTCCCCTTAGTGCCCTCCTAGATCCGGAAAATAGAAAACGAATTCTTGAGGCTGGCATTAGGCAGGTACCTACCAAGGGAGACAATCGTCTCCTTTCAATATTTACAGGAAACAGCTCTCAGCGAAGTGAAGCCTGCCTTATGTGCCAGAAATAA